The following coding sequences lie in one Nycticebus coucang isolate mNycCou1 chromosome 18, mNycCou1.pri, whole genome shotgun sequence genomic window:
- the LLGL2 gene encoding LLGL scribble cell polarity complex component 2 isoform X3 has protein sequence MRRFLRPGHDLARERLKRDLFQFNKTVEHGFPHQPSALGYSAYLRILAIGTRSGAIKLYGAPGVEFMGLHQENNAVTQIHFLPGQCQLVTLLDDNSLHLWSLKVKSGVSELQEDESFTLRGPPGAVPSATQITVVLPHSSRELLYLGTESGNVFVVQLPAFRSLEDRTIGSDAVLQRLPEEARQRRVFEMVEALQEHPQDPNQILIGYSRGLIVIWDLQGSHVFCHFLCSQQLESVCWQRDGRLLVSCHSDGSYCQWSMSRDAQHPEPLRSLVPYGPFPCKAITKIFWLTTKQGLPFTVFQGGMPRASYGDRHCISVVHDGQQTAFDFTSRVIDFTVITEADPSAAFDDPYALVVLAEEELVVIDLQTAGWPPVQLPYLASLHCSAITCSHHVSNIPLKLWERIIAAGSLQNAQFSTMEWPIDGGTSLSPAPPQRDLLLTGRLCPQA, from the exons ACGGTGGAGCATGGCTTTCCACACCAGCCCAGTGCCCTTGGCTACAGTGCCTACCTGCGCATCCTGGCCATCGGCACCCGCTCTGGAGCCATCAAGCT CTACGGAGCCCCGGGGGTAGAGTTCATGGGACTACACCAGGAGAACAACGCTGTAACACAGATCCACTTCCTGCCTGGCCAG TGCCAGTTGGTAACTCTGCTAGATGACAACAGTCTGCACCTGTGGAGCCTGAAGGTCAAGTCTGGGGTGTCAGAGCTGCAGGAAGATGAGAGCTTCACACTGCGTGGTCCCCCTGG GGCTGTCCCCAGTGCCACGCAGATCACTGTGGTCCTGCCACACTCCTCCCGAGAGCTGCTCTACTTGGGCACCGAGAGCGGCAACGTGTTTGTGGTGCAGCTGCCAGCCTTCCGCTCGCTGGAGGACCGGACCATCGGCTCCGATGCCGTGCTGCAGCG CTTGCCGGAGGAGGCCCGCCAGCGGCGGGTGTTCGAAATGGTGGAGGCACTGCAGGAGCACCCTCAAGACCCTAACCAGATCTTGATCGGATACAGCCGAGGCCTCATTGTCATCTGGGACCTGCAGGGTAGCCACGTGTTCTGCCACTTCCTCTGCAGCCAG CAATTGGAGAGTGTCTGTTGGCAGCGGGATGGCCGCCTGCTTGTCAGCTGTCATTCCGATGGCAGCTACTGCCAGTGGTCCATGTCCAGAGACGCCCAGCACCCAGAGCCCCTCCGCAGCCTTGTGCCTTATG gtCCATTTCCTTGCAAAGCTATTACCAAAATCTTCTGGCTGACCACCAAGCAGGG GTTGCCCTTCACCGTATTCCAGGGTGGCATGCCACGGGCCAGCTACGGGGACCGCCACTGCATCTCAGTGGTCCATGATGGCCAGCAGACGGCCTTCGACTTCACCTCCCGTGTCATCGACTTCACTGTCATCACTGAGGCAGACCCCTCGGCTG CCTTTGATGACCCTTATGCCCTGGTGGTGTTGGCTGAAGAGGAGCTGGTGGTGATTGACCTGCAGACGGCAGGCTGGCCGCCAGTGCAGCTGCCCTACTTGGCCTCCCTCCACTGCTCTGCTATCACCTGCTCCCACCACGTCTCCAATATCCCCCTGAAGCTTTGGGAAAGGATCATTGCGGCCGGCAGCCTGCAGAATGCGCAGTTCTCCACCATG GAGTGGCCCATCGACGGTGGCACCAGCCTGTCCCCAGCCCCGCCCCAGAGAGACCTGCTGCTCACCGG GCGGCTGTGCCCACAGGCATGA
- the LLGL2 gene encoding LLGL scribble cell polarity complex component 2 isoform X2: MRRFLRPGHDLARERLKRDLFQFNKTVEHGFPHQPSALGYSAYLRILAIGTRSGAIKLYGAPGVEFMGLHQENNAVTQIHFLPGQCQLVTLLDDNSLHLWSLKVKSGVSELQEDESFTLRGPPGAVPSATQITVVLPHSSRELLYLGTESGNVFVVQLPAFRSLEDRTIGSDAVLQRLPEEARQRRVFEMVEALQEHPQDPNQILIGYSRGLIVIWDLQGSHVFCHFLCSQQLESVCWQRDGRLLVSCHSDGSYCQWSMSRDAQHPEPLRSLVPYGPFPCKAITKIFWLTTKQGLPFTVFQGGMPRASYGDRHCISVVHDGQQTAFDFTSRVIDFTVITEADPSAAFDDPYALVVLAEEELVVIDLQTAGWPPVQLPYLASLHCSAITCSHHVSNIPLKLWERIIAAGSLQNAQFSTMEWPIDGGTSLSPAPPQRDLLLTGHEDGTVRFWDASGVCLRLLYKLSTVRVFLTDTDPSENLNAQGEDEWPPLRKVGSFDPYSDDPRLGIQKIFLCKYSGYLAVAGTAGQVLVLELNDEAAEQTVEQVEADLLQDQDGYRWKGHERLAARSGPVRFEPGFQPFVLVQCQPPAVVTSLALHSEWRLVAFGTSHGFGLFDHQQRRQVFVKCTLHPSDQLAFEGPLSRVKSLKKSLRQSFRRMRRSRASSRKRRPGGAPGEVLEGRAKVERAGLQNMELAPVQRRIEARSAEDSFTGFVRTLYFADTYLRDSSRHCPSLWAGTNGGTVYAFSLRVPPAERRMDEPVRAEQAKEIQLMHRAPVVGILVLDGHSVPLPEPLEVAHDLSKSPDMQGSHQLLVVSEEQFKVFTLPKVSAKLKLKLTALEGSRVRRVGVAHFSSCRAEDYGEYHLAVLTNLGDIQVVSLPLLKPQVRYSCIRREDVSGIASCVFTKYGQGFYLISPSEFERFSLSTKWLVEPRCLVDSAETKSQTRPGNGAGPEKASGWARNSGSQSDGEGVLREIQSTLEGDQGSYGNLRSHRVAVGYSLSNGGAE, from the exons ACGGTGGAGCATGGCTTTCCACACCAGCCCAGTGCCCTTGGCTACAGTGCCTACCTGCGCATCCTGGCCATCGGCACCCGCTCTGGAGCCATCAAGCT CTACGGAGCCCCGGGGGTAGAGTTCATGGGACTACACCAGGAGAACAACGCTGTAACACAGATCCACTTCCTGCCTGGCCAG TGCCAGTTGGTAACTCTGCTAGATGACAACAGTCTGCACCTGTGGAGCCTGAAGGTCAAGTCTGGGGTGTCAGAGCTGCAGGAAGATGAGAGCTTCACACTGCGTGGTCCCCCTGG GGCTGTCCCCAGTGCCACGCAGATCACTGTGGTCCTGCCACACTCCTCCCGAGAGCTGCTCTACTTGGGCACCGAGAGCGGCAACGTGTTTGTGGTGCAGCTGCCAGCCTTCCGCTCGCTGGAGGACCGGACCATCGGCTCCGATGCCGTGCTGCAGCG CTTGCCGGAGGAGGCCCGCCAGCGGCGGGTGTTCGAAATGGTGGAGGCACTGCAGGAGCACCCTCAAGACCCTAACCAGATCTTGATCGGATACAGCCGAGGCCTCATTGTCATCTGGGACCTGCAGGGTAGCCACGTGTTCTGCCACTTCCTCTGCAGCCAG CAATTGGAGAGTGTCTGTTGGCAGCGGGATGGCCGCCTGCTTGTCAGCTGTCATTCCGATGGCAGCTACTGCCAGTGGTCCATGTCCAGAGACGCCCAGCACCCAGAGCCCCTCCGCAGCCTTGTGCCTTATG gtCCATTTCCTTGCAAAGCTATTACCAAAATCTTCTGGCTGACCACCAAGCAGGG GTTGCCCTTCACCGTATTCCAGGGTGGCATGCCACGGGCCAGCTACGGGGACCGCCACTGCATCTCAGTGGTCCATGATGGCCAGCAGACGGCCTTCGACTTCACCTCCCGTGTCATCGACTTCACTGTCATCACTGAGGCAGACCCCTCGGCTG CCTTTGATGACCCTTATGCCCTGGTGGTGTTGGCTGAAGAGGAGCTGGTGGTGATTGACCTGCAGACGGCAGGCTGGCCGCCAGTGCAGCTGCCCTACTTGGCCTCCCTCCACTGCTCTGCTATCACCTGCTCCCACCACGTCTCCAATATCCCCCTGAAGCTTTGGGAAAGGATCATTGCGGCCGGCAGCCTGCAGAATGCGCAGTTCTCCACCATG GAGTGGCCCATCGACGGTGGCACCAGCCTGTCCCCAGCCCCGCCCCAGAGAGACCTGCTGCTCACCGG GCATGAGGATGGCACAGTGCGGTTCTGGGACGCCTCCGGCGTGTGCCTGCGGCTGCTGTACAAACTCAGCACAGTGCGCGTGTTCCTCACTGACACGGATCCCAGTGAGAACCTCAATGCCCAGGGCGAGGATGAGTGGCCCCCTCTCCGCAAG GTGGGTTCCTTCGACCCCTACAGCGATGACCCCCGGCTGGGCATCCAGAAGATTTTCCTGTGCAAATACAGTGGCTACCTGGCTGTGGCAGGCACGGCAGGACAG GTGCTGGTGCTGGAGCTGAATGACGAGGCGGCGGAGCAGACCGTGGAGCAGGTGGAAGCCGACCTACTGCAGGACCAGGACGGCTACCGCTGGAAGGGGCATGAGCGCCTGGCCGCCCGCTCGGGACCCGTGCGCTTTGAGCCTGGCTTCCAGCCCTTCGTGTTAGTGCAGTGCCAGCCCCCGGCTGTGGTCACCTCCTTGGCCCTGCACTCAGAGTGGCGGCTTGTGGCCTTTGGCACCAGCCATGGCTTCGGCCTCTTTGACCACCAGCAGCGGCGGCAGGTGTTTGTGAA ATGCACGCTGCACCCCAGCGACCAACTAGCCTTTGAGGGCCCGCTGTCCCGAGTGAAGTCCCTCAAGAAGTCCCTACGCCAGTCCTTTCGGCGAATGCGCCGCAGCAGGGCATCCAGCCGGAAGCGGCGGCCAGGTGGTGCCCCAGGAGAG GTGCTGGAGGGGCGCGCCAAGGTAGAGCGGGCAGGCCTGCAGAACATGGAGCTGGCGCCTGTGCAACGTAGGATCGAGGCCCGGTCCGCGGAGGACTCCTTCACAGGCTTCGTCCGGACACTCTACTTTGCTGACACCTACCTGAGGGACA GTTCCCGCCACTGCCCCTCGCTGTGGGCGGGCACCAATGGGGGCACCGTCTATGCCTTCTCCCTGCGTGTTCCCCCAGCCGAGCGGAGGATGGATGAGCCAGTACGGGCAGAGCAGG CCAAGGAAATCCAGCTGATGCACCGAGCGCCCGTGGTGGGTATCCTTGTGCTTGACGGACACAGCGTGCCCCTTCCCGAGCCCCTGGAGGTGGCCCATGACCTGTCGAAGAGCCCAGATATGCAAGGAAGCCACCAGCTGCTCGTCGTGTCAGAGGAACAGTTCAAG GTATTCACGCTGCCCAAGGTGAGTGCCAAGCTGAAGTTGAAGCTGACGGCCCTGGAAGGCTCACGCGTGCGGCGGGTCGGCGTGGCCCACTTCAGTAGCTGTCGGGCCGAGGATTACGGGGAGTACCACCTGGCGGTCCTCACCAACCTGGGCGACATCCAGGTGGTCTCGCTGCCCCTGCTCAAACCCCAGGTGCGCTACAGTTGCATCCGCCGGGAAGATGTCAGTGGCATCGCCTCTTGTGTCTTCACCAAATACGGTCAAG GTTTCTACCTGATCTCCCCCTCTGAGTTTGAGCGTTTCTCTCTCTCCACGAAGTGGTTGGTTGAGCCCCGGTGTCTGGTGGATTCAGCAGAAACCAAGAGCCAGACCCGACCTGGCAATGGGGCAGGCCCAGAAAAGGCCTCAGGCTGGGCCAG GAACTCAGGGAGCCAGAGTGACGGAGAGG GAGTCCTGAGGGAGATCCAGAGCACTCTGGAGGGTGACCAAGG AAGCTATGGCAATTTGCGTTCTCATCGAGTGGCCGTGGGGTACAGCCTCAGCAATGGAGGAG CAGAGTGA
- the LLGL2 gene encoding LLGL scribble cell polarity complex component 2 isoform X1, which yields MRRFLRPGHDLARERLKRDLFQFNKTVEHGFPHQPSALGYSAYLRILAIGTRSGAIKLYGAPGVEFMGLHQENNAVTQIHFLPGQCQLVTLLDDNSLHLWSLKVKSGVSELQEDESFTLRGPPGAVPSATQITVVLPHSSRELLYLGTESGNVFVVQLPAFRSLEDRTIGSDAVLQRLPEEARQRRVFEMVEALQEHPQDPNQILIGYSRGLIVIWDLQGSHVFCHFLCSQQLESVCWQRDGRLLVSCHSDGSYCQWSMSRDAQHPEPLRSLVPYGPFPCKAITKIFWLTTKQGLPFTVFQGGMPRASYGDRHCISVVHDGQQTAFDFTSRVIDFTVITEADPSAAFDDPYALVVLAEEELVVIDLQTAGWPPVQLPYLASLHCSAITCSHHVSNIPLKLWERIIAAGSLQNAQFSTMEWPIDGGTSLSPAPPQRDLLLTGHEDGTVRFWDASGVCLRLLYKLSTVRVFLTDTDPSENLNAQGEDEWPPLRKVGSFDPYSDDPRLGIQKIFLCKYSGYLAVAGTAGQVLVLELNDEAAEQTVEQVEADLLQDQDGYRWKGHERLAARSGPVRFEPGFQPFVLVQCQPPAVVTSLALHSEWRLVAFGTSHGFGLFDHQQRRQVFVKCTLHPSDQLAFEGPLSRVKSLKKSLRQSFRRMRRSRASSRKRRPGGAPGEVLEGRAKVERAGLQNMELAPVQRRIEARSAEDSFTGFVRTLYFADTYLRDSSRHCPSLWAGTNGGTVYAFSLRVPPAERRMDEPVRAEQAKEIQLMHRAPVVGILVLDGHSVPLPEPLEVAHDLSKSPDMQGSHQLLVVSEEQFKVFTLPKVSAKLKLKLTALEGSRVRRVGVAHFSSCRAEDYGEYHLAVLTNLGDIQVVSLPLLKPQVRYSCIRREDVSGIASCVFTKYGQGFYLISPSEFERFSLSTKWLVEPRCLVDSAETKSQTRPGNGAGPEKASGWARNSGSQSDGEEKKPGPVMEHALLNDERVLREIQSTLEGDQGSYGNLRSHRVAVGYSLSNGGAE from the exons ACGGTGGAGCATGGCTTTCCACACCAGCCCAGTGCCCTTGGCTACAGTGCCTACCTGCGCATCCTGGCCATCGGCACCCGCTCTGGAGCCATCAAGCT CTACGGAGCCCCGGGGGTAGAGTTCATGGGACTACACCAGGAGAACAACGCTGTAACACAGATCCACTTCCTGCCTGGCCAG TGCCAGTTGGTAACTCTGCTAGATGACAACAGTCTGCACCTGTGGAGCCTGAAGGTCAAGTCTGGGGTGTCAGAGCTGCAGGAAGATGAGAGCTTCACACTGCGTGGTCCCCCTGG GGCTGTCCCCAGTGCCACGCAGATCACTGTGGTCCTGCCACACTCCTCCCGAGAGCTGCTCTACTTGGGCACCGAGAGCGGCAACGTGTTTGTGGTGCAGCTGCCAGCCTTCCGCTCGCTGGAGGACCGGACCATCGGCTCCGATGCCGTGCTGCAGCG CTTGCCGGAGGAGGCCCGCCAGCGGCGGGTGTTCGAAATGGTGGAGGCACTGCAGGAGCACCCTCAAGACCCTAACCAGATCTTGATCGGATACAGCCGAGGCCTCATTGTCATCTGGGACCTGCAGGGTAGCCACGTGTTCTGCCACTTCCTCTGCAGCCAG CAATTGGAGAGTGTCTGTTGGCAGCGGGATGGCCGCCTGCTTGTCAGCTGTCATTCCGATGGCAGCTACTGCCAGTGGTCCATGTCCAGAGACGCCCAGCACCCAGAGCCCCTCCGCAGCCTTGTGCCTTATG gtCCATTTCCTTGCAAAGCTATTACCAAAATCTTCTGGCTGACCACCAAGCAGGG GTTGCCCTTCACCGTATTCCAGGGTGGCATGCCACGGGCCAGCTACGGGGACCGCCACTGCATCTCAGTGGTCCATGATGGCCAGCAGACGGCCTTCGACTTCACCTCCCGTGTCATCGACTTCACTGTCATCACTGAGGCAGACCCCTCGGCTG CCTTTGATGACCCTTATGCCCTGGTGGTGTTGGCTGAAGAGGAGCTGGTGGTGATTGACCTGCAGACGGCAGGCTGGCCGCCAGTGCAGCTGCCCTACTTGGCCTCCCTCCACTGCTCTGCTATCACCTGCTCCCACCACGTCTCCAATATCCCCCTGAAGCTTTGGGAAAGGATCATTGCGGCCGGCAGCCTGCAGAATGCGCAGTTCTCCACCATG GAGTGGCCCATCGACGGTGGCACCAGCCTGTCCCCAGCCCCGCCCCAGAGAGACCTGCTGCTCACCGG GCATGAGGATGGCACAGTGCGGTTCTGGGACGCCTCCGGCGTGTGCCTGCGGCTGCTGTACAAACTCAGCACAGTGCGCGTGTTCCTCACTGACACGGATCCCAGTGAGAACCTCAATGCCCAGGGCGAGGATGAGTGGCCCCCTCTCCGCAAG GTGGGTTCCTTCGACCCCTACAGCGATGACCCCCGGCTGGGCATCCAGAAGATTTTCCTGTGCAAATACAGTGGCTACCTGGCTGTGGCAGGCACGGCAGGACAG GTGCTGGTGCTGGAGCTGAATGACGAGGCGGCGGAGCAGACCGTGGAGCAGGTGGAAGCCGACCTACTGCAGGACCAGGACGGCTACCGCTGGAAGGGGCATGAGCGCCTGGCCGCCCGCTCGGGACCCGTGCGCTTTGAGCCTGGCTTCCAGCCCTTCGTGTTAGTGCAGTGCCAGCCCCCGGCTGTGGTCACCTCCTTGGCCCTGCACTCAGAGTGGCGGCTTGTGGCCTTTGGCACCAGCCATGGCTTCGGCCTCTTTGACCACCAGCAGCGGCGGCAGGTGTTTGTGAA ATGCACGCTGCACCCCAGCGACCAACTAGCCTTTGAGGGCCCGCTGTCCCGAGTGAAGTCCCTCAAGAAGTCCCTACGCCAGTCCTTTCGGCGAATGCGCCGCAGCAGGGCATCCAGCCGGAAGCGGCGGCCAGGTGGTGCCCCAGGAGAG GTGCTGGAGGGGCGCGCCAAGGTAGAGCGGGCAGGCCTGCAGAACATGGAGCTGGCGCCTGTGCAACGTAGGATCGAGGCCCGGTCCGCGGAGGACTCCTTCACAGGCTTCGTCCGGACACTCTACTTTGCTGACACCTACCTGAGGGACA GTTCCCGCCACTGCCCCTCGCTGTGGGCGGGCACCAATGGGGGCACCGTCTATGCCTTCTCCCTGCGTGTTCCCCCAGCCGAGCGGAGGATGGATGAGCCAGTACGGGCAGAGCAGG CCAAGGAAATCCAGCTGATGCACCGAGCGCCCGTGGTGGGTATCCTTGTGCTTGACGGACACAGCGTGCCCCTTCCCGAGCCCCTGGAGGTGGCCCATGACCTGTCGAAGAGCCCAGATATGCAAGGAAGCCACCAGCTGCTCGTCGTGTCAGAGGAACAGTTCAAG GTATTCACGCTGCCCAAGGTGAGTGCCAAGCTGAAGTTGAAGCTGACGGCCCTGGAAGGCTCACGCGTGCGGCGGGTCGGCGTGGCCCACTTCAGTAGCTGTCGGGCCGAGGATTACGGGGAGTACCACCTGGCGGTCCTCACCAACCTGGGCGACATCCAGGTGGTCTCGCTGCCCCTGCTCAAACCCCAGGTGCGCTACAGTTGCATCCGCCGGGAAGATGTCAGTGGCATCGCCTCTTGTGTCTTCACCAAATACGGTCAAG GTTTCTACCTGATCTCCCCCTCTGAGTTTGAGCGTTTCTCTCTCTCCACGAAGTGGTTGGTTGAGCCCCGGTGTCTGGTGGATTCAGCAGAAACCAAGAGCCAGACCCGACCTGGCAATGGGGCAGGCCCAGAAAAGGCCTCAGGCTGGGCCAG GAACTCAGGGAGCCAGAGTGACGGAGAGG AGAAGAAGCCAGGCCCAGTGATGGAGCACGCTCTACTCAATGATGAGA GAGTCCTGAGGGAGATCCAGAGCACTCTGGAGGGTGACCAAGG AAGCTATGGCAATTTGCGTTCTCATCGAGTGGCCGTGGGGTACAGCCTCAGCAATGGAGGAG CAGAGTGA